A genomic segment from Oncorhynchus keta strain PuntledgeMale-10-30-2019 unplaced genomic scaffold, Oket_V2 Un_contig_6299_pilon_pilon, whole genome shotgun sequence encodes:
- the LOC127925813 gene encoding zinc finger protein 572-like, protein MESHQRVHIKERPHPCPDCGKRFLSLGDLKRHQQSFSEERPYSCSECRKSFTQPGFLRAHQRTHTGVKGYRCPYCHKDFFTASSLRRHRKQAHAEETVTLPPSGGLQLSHAGESLGQAEAGVPGLKVIVKEEEDPAFGEYMFCHMS, encoded by the exons ATGGAGTCACACCAGAGG GTACACATCAAGGAGAGACCACACCCCTGCCCCGACTGTGGTAAAAGGTTCCTCTCCCTGGGAGACCTGAAGAGACACCAGCAGAGCTTCTCCGAGGAGAGACCGTACAGCTGCTCCGAGTGCAGGAAGAGTTTCACCCAGCCGGGGTTCCTAAGGGCACACCAGAGGACACACACCGGGGTAAAAGGTTACCGCTGCCCCTACTGTCACAAGGACTTCTTCACTGCCTCCAGTCTGAGGAGACACAGGAAGCAGGCGCATGCGGAAGAGACCGTTACGCTGCCCCCTAGTGGTGGGCTCCAACTGTCACATGCTGGAGAGAGCCTGGGTCAAGCTGAAGCTGGTGTACCAGGACTGAAGGTCatagtgaaggaggaggaggatcctGCTTTTGGTGAGTACATGTTCTGTCACATGTCATG
- the LOC127925812 gene encoding protein krueppel-like produces the protein MKFPSSSELRVHEKIHSQEKPHSCSYCDKAFKQLSNLKLHQRIHSDQKPYACSYCDKTFRAQGTLKVHLRTHTGERPYPCSDCDKRFITSSELKVHQRIHTGEKPFYCYDCGKSYYQLKQLKEHMKFNPTTAPHVADSVT, from the exons ATGAAGTTCCCTTCCTCCAGCGAGCTCAG GGTCCATGAGAAGATCCACAGCCAGGAGAAACCTCACAGCTGTTCCTACTGCGACAAGGCATTCAAACAGCTGTCCAACCTCAAGCTCCACCAGAGAATACACTCTGACCAGAAGCCTTACGCCTGCTCCTACTGCGACAAGACCTTCCGTGCTCAGGGGACCTTAAAG GTGCACCTGaggactcacacaggagagaggcctTACCCCTGCTCCGACTGTGACAAGCGTTTCATCACGTCCTCAGAGTTGAAGGTGCACCAGAGGATTCACACGGGAGAGAAGCCCTTCTACTGCTACGACTGTGGGAAGAGTTACTATCAGCTGAAGCAGCTGAAGGAACATATGAAGTTCAACCCGACCACAGCACCACACGTAGCGGACTCAGTAACATAG